One genomic region from Candida albicans SC5314 chromosome 6, complete sequence encodes:
- a CDS encoding uncharacterized protein (Putative membrane protein with a predicted role in zinc ion homeostasis; Hap43-induced; fluconazole-induced; rat catheter and Spider biofilm induced), producing the protein MSTATELASTGELKNRSQNNDKNKTNEDSASSVVQTAEDLLVEKLDLFISSIESRLDNFERFFKLDKKARKEQQQQKGTINGGGSGGGRPLGRSRRSSSTSSIQSFRDFSINNLNMVYERLRLIKKSVLSNSFNNLEYLSKVLADQYNYLFSSLAIDSDSDNEDDEDLSIDQSKEGLQNMGIRSLNKREILSQKIITTIQYFDEKLIKIDDFIKENKPSATDDYTHDIIFSKLRFFNFNRALQNANNRYLHYYELPLIWRENKYIINGYRFSLSHMSMFKSIFHFNHNESMNIWSHLIGLMIVLYICINHFPNTDLFQQTTWGDNLIMYVFLFAAIKCLVNSSLWHTFSCFAHYPTRQTFACVDYTGITVLITCSIISVEYCSLYNYPKLLMGYVGFSTLCGLAGFVFNWSSYFDKPECRSIRIGFFLGLSFSGATAMICKSYYEGIMATLSFSAPLVYKSFIWYLIGVGFYGGLIPERWRYDVIIEENHLNNRHTYKPTDVILEKMGHDGEDEMEEIEEEFEEIVDQHISECNDTTTSNTPNHDIFDHDQKFAELIAKHFKQNPIKTPYSNNFLSLWWVDYFLASHNIWHICVVLGILGHYVCLLDMFRGLEKLV; encoded by the coding sequence ATGAGTACTGCTACTGAATTAGCATCTACAGGGGAACTTAAAAATAGATCtcaaaataatgataagAACAAAACTAATGAGGATTCTGCATCGTCAGTAGTTCAAACTGCTGAAGATTTATTAGTGGAAAAACTAGATCTTTTCATTTCATCGATAGAATCAAGATTAGATAACTTTGAACGATTTTTTAAACTTGATAAGAAAGCAAGAaaggaacaacaacaacaaaaaggTACCAttaatggtggtggtagtggtggaGGAAGACCATTAGGACGATCAAGAAgatcttcttcaacttcaagTATACAACTGTTTCGAGATTTTTCcataaataatttgaatatggTTTATGAACGATTAagattaattaaaaaatcagtattatctaattcatttaataatttagaaTATTTATCGAAAGTACTTGCTgatcaatataattatcTATTTTCCAGTTTGGCAATCGATAGTGATAGTGATAATGAGGACGACGAAGACCTAAGTATTGATCAGTCTAAAGAAGGATTACAGAATATGGGGATTAGATCTTTAAATAAACGAGAAATATTATCACAAAAAATCATCACCACAATAcaatattttgatgaaaaattaattaaaattgatgattttattaaagaaaataaacCTTCTGCCACTGATGATTATACTCATGATATTATATTTAGTAAACTTCggtttttcaatttcaatcgTGCTCTTCAAAATGCCAATAATCGATATTTACATTATTATGAATTACCATTAATTTGGCgagaaaataaatatattattaatggGTATAGATTTTCCCTTAGTCATATGCTGATGTTTAAACTGATTTTCCATTTCAATCATAATGAATCAATGAATATTTGGAGTCATTTAATTGGATTAATGATTGTTCTTTATATATGTATCAATCATTTCCCTAATACTGATTTATTCCAACAAACTACTTGGGGTGATAATTTAATCATGTATGTGTTTTTATTTGCAGCAATTAAATGCTTGGTGAATTCTTCCTTGTGGCATACATTCTCATGTTTTGCTCATTATCCTACCAGACAAACATTTGCATGTGTTGATTACACTGGTATCACCGTATTAATTACTTGTTCAATCATTAGTGTTGAATATTGTAGTTTATATAATTATCccaaattattaatggGGTACGTTGGATTTTCTACATTATGTGGATTAGCAggatttgttttcaattggtCATCCTATTTTGATAAACCTGAATGTCGATCAATTAGAATTGGGTTTTTCCTTGGATTATCATTTTCTGGGGCAACAGCCATGATTTGTAAATCTTACTATGAAGGAATTATGGCCACTTTATCATTTTCTGCTCCGCTTGTTTATAAAAGTTTTATATGGTATTTAATTGGAGTAGGGTTTTATGGTGGATTAATACCAGAAAGATGGAGATATGATGTtataattgaagaaaatcaTCTTAATAATCGTCATACTTATAAACCAACTGATGTCATATTGGAAAAAATGGGTCATGATGGTGAAGATGAAATGGAAGAAATcgaagaagaatttgaagaaattgttgatcaaCATATATCAGAATGTAACGACACTACTACAAGTAATACCCCAAATCATGATATTTTCGATCATGATCAAAAATTTGCTGAATTGATTGCCAAACattttaaacaaaatcCTATTAAAACCCCTTATAGTAATAATTTCTTATCACTTTGGTGggttgattattttttagCAAGTCATAATATTTGGCATATTTGTGTTGTTTTAGGTATTTTAGGTCATTATGTTTGTCTTTTAGATATGTTTAGAGGtttggaaaaattggtataa
- the HGT10 gene encoding glucose-inactivated glycerol proton symporter (Glycerol permease involved in glycerol uptake; member of the major facilitator superfamily; induced by osmotic stress, at low glucose in rich media, during cell wall regeneration; 12 membrane spans; Hap43p-induced gene): MGGFIDNIFKRTTTAGLTGRKLRAAVTITATLGFSLFGYDQGLMAGLISAEQFNWEFPATKDNSVIQGAVTASYELGCFFGAIFALLRGDALGRKPIIFFGATIIILGTIISVTPFRPHWPLGQFVVGRVITGIGNGMNTATIPVWQSEMSKPENRGKLVNLEGAVVAFGTFIAYWLDFGLSYVDSSVSWRFPVAFQIFFALWVIFGIIQLPESPRWLISKDRKPEAFEVLAALNDTTPDDDAIVAEASVIIDAVRRNAKVQAGFKDLFTGGKTAHFQRMLIGSSTQFFQQFTGCNAAIYYSTLLFYETVFHHTKYRLSMILGGVFATIYALATLPSFFLIDTLGRRNLFLIGAIGQGISFLISFACLINPTEQNAKGAAVGIYLFIVFFAFTILPLPWIYPPEINPLRTRTTASAVSTCTNWLTNFAVVMFTPPFISASGWGCYLYFAVMNFLFVPIIFFFYPETAGRSLEEIDIIFAKAYVEKRQPWRVAATLPKLSLQEVEDESKSLGLYDDDFEKDNFETKEDVSDGTASNSNGVFEKPENV; this comes from the coding sequence ATGGGTGGGTTCATagataatattttcaaaagaacCACAACTGCTGGATTAACCGGTAGAAAATTACGTGCAGCAGTCACTATTACTGCCACACTTGGGTTTTCACTTTTCGGATATGATCAAGGTTTAATGGCCGGATTAATTTCTGCTgaacaattcaattgggAATTCCCTGCTACTAAAGATAATAGTGTTATCCAAGGTGCTGTTACTGCATCTTATGAATTGGGATGTTTCTTTGGTGCTATTTTTGCTTTACTTAGAGGTGATGCTTTAGGTAGAAAACcaattattttctttggtgctactattattattcttggTACAATTATTTCCGTTACTCCATTTAGACCACATTGGCCATTAGGTCAATTTGTGGTTGGTAGAGTCATCACTGGTATTGGTAATGGTATGAATACTGCTACCATTCCAGTGTGGCAATCAGAAATGTCAAAACCAGAAAATAGAGGTAAATTGGTCAATTTAGAAGGTGCCGTTGTGGCATTTGGTACTTTTATTGCTTATTGGTTAGATTTTGGGTTATCTTATGTTGATTCTTCAGTTTCTTGGAGATTCCCAGTTGCtttccaaattttctttGCCTTATGGGTtatttttggaattattcaattgccTGAATCTCCTCGTTGGTTGATTTCTAAAGATAGAAAACCAGAAGCTTTTGAAGTTTTAGCTGCTTTAAATGATACTACTCCAGATGATGATGCTATTGTTGCTGAAGCTAGTGTTATTATTGACGCCGTTAGAAGAAACGCTAAAGTCCAAGCTGGTTTCAAAGATTTGTTTACTGGTGGTAAAACTGCTCATTTCCAAAGAATGCTTATTGGGTCATCAACCCAATTTTTCCAACAATTCACTGGTTGTAATGCTGCTATTTATTATTCCACTTTGTTGTTCTACGAAACCGTTTTCCATCATACTAAATACCGtttatcaatgattttgGGTGGGGTGTTTGCTACTATTTATGCTTTAGCCACTCTTCCAtcattctttttaattgatactTTGGGTAGaagaaatttgtttttaattggTGCAATTGGTCAAGGGATTTCATTCCTTATTTCATTTGCTTGTTTGATTAACCCAACTGAACAAAATGCTAAAGGTGCTGCCGTTGgtatttatttgtttattgttttctttgCCTTCACCATTTTACCATTACCATGGATTTACCCACCAGAAATTAATCCATTGAGAACAAGAACTACTGCTTCTGCCGTTTCCACTTGTACCAATTGGTTAACCAATTTCGCCGTTGTTATGTTTACTCCACCATTTATTTCTGCTAGTGGTTGGGGTTGTTATCTTTATTTTGCCGTTATgaatttcttgtttgttccaatcatctttttcttttatccAGAAACTGCTGGTAGATcattagaagaaattgatattattttcGCTAAAGCTTACGTTGAAAAAAGACAACCATGGAGAGTTGCTGCTACTTTaccaaaattatcattacaAGAAGTTGAAGATGAATCTAAAAGCTTGGGTCtttatgatgatgatttcgAAAAAGATAATTTCGAAACTAAAGAAGATGTTTCTGATGGTACTGCTTCAAACAGTAATGgtgtttttgaaaaaccaGAAAATGTTTAA